The following proteins are co-located in the Methanoregula sp. UBA64 genome:
- a CDS encoding sensor histidine kinase, giving the protein MDAEARQTPFDQRLFLIFMVTFAGMTTFEFAAQYLYPYPPDWRSNLVTSFFTSGLAVIIAYFPLNAYYRQSERLLAEREKNRAVEMELRKNEEKFRMVIENTLDGIVVAALNGDVLYSNQANAQIFDIERGEYEPGSKNALDFLHPAHRDRARQNFCRSAESDGEDPREYLAVTATGRPIWIEVVGKRWVYRDVPVLILSVKDITGRKQMEQAVLHANKKLTLLSRITRHDISNQLQVLDNYTELIRTTDLLPEYRAYFSRIHDATSRITSMIRFTQEYEDVGISSAVWQNLPALVASAANGITLGNITLENDLPADAEIFADPLVVKVFFNLIDNAVRHGGRIRTIRFFLSGRGTGRVIVCADDGDGIAPDEKERIFARGFGKNTGFGLALSREILDITGITIKETGGPGAGAQFELAVPEDAWRTAGPAPATH; this is encoded by the coding sequence ATGGATGCAGAGGCCCGACAGACGCCGTTCGACCAGCGGCTCTTTTTGATCTTCATGGTGACCTTTGCCGGTATGACGACTTTTGAGTTTGCGGCCCAGTACCTCTACCCGTACCCTCCCGACTGGCGTTCGAACCTCGTCACCAGCTTCTTTACGAGCGGACTTGCCGTGATCATCGCCTACTTTCCCTTAAATGCGTATTACCGCCAGAGCGAACGGCTGCTCGCCGAACGGGAGAAGAATCGCGCCGTGGAGATGGAACTTCGCAAGAACGAAGAGAAATTCCGGATGGTGATCGAGAATACGCTCGATGGCATCGTGGTTGCTGCCCTGAATGGCGACGTCCTGTACAGCAACCAGGCCAATGCGCAGATCTTCGATATCGAACGGGGGGAGTACGAACCCGGCTCGAAAAATGCCCTGGACTTCCTCCACCCGGCCCACCGCGACCGGGCCCGGCAGAACTTTTGCCGGAGCGCCGAAAGCGACGGAGAGGACCCCCGGGAGTACCTGGCAGTTACCGCCACCGGTCGGCCGATCTGGATCGAGGTTGTCGGCAAACGGTGGGTCTACCGGGACGTGCCCGTCCTGATCCTCTCGGTAAAGGACATCACCGGCCGCAAGCAGATGGAGCAGGCCGTGCTGCATGCGAACAAGAAACTCACCCTGCTCTCCCGTATCACCCGGCACGATATCAGCAACCAGCTCCAGGTGCTCGACAATTATACCGAACTGATCCGGACAACCGATCTCTTGCCGGAGTACCGGGCATATTTCTCCCGGATCCACGATGCTACCAGCAGGATCACCTCCATGATCCGGTTCACGCAGGAATACGAGGATGTCGGGATCAGCTCCGCGGTCTGGCAGAACCTTCCCGCCCTGGTCGCGAGCGCGGCAAATGGGATAACGCTCGGGAACATTACCCTCGAAAACGATCTCCCTGCCGATGCAGAGATCTTTGCCGACCCGCTGGTGGTCAAGGTCTTTTTCAACCTGATCGACAATGCCGTGCGGCACGGGGGCCGGATCCGGACCATCCGGTTTTTCCTCTCCGGACGCGGTACGGGCCGGGTCATTGTCTGCGCAGACGATGGCGACGGCATTGCCCCGGACGAGAAGGAACGGATCTTCGCGCGGGGGTTTGGCAAAAACACCGGCTTTGGTCTTGCCCTCTCCCGGGAGATCCTCGATATCACCGGGATCACGATAAAGGAGACCGGGGGGCCGGGCGCGGGCGCACAATTCGAGCTGGCCGTGCCGGAAGATGCCTGGCGGACGGCCGGCCCTGCTCCTGCGACACACTAA
- a CDS encoding DUF169 domain-containing protein, whose product MTVQSAIARAAGFATEPVAIVWTDTKPEGALEFRPGVWGCVMWMYARVAKDKKTAVFTRETIGCIGAALGLGFGRPFERHSAKSEEGFCSFLSNGIEGAQDRAAYTAVVESGRDERNKKVLARGERLLKNPEVAKAFLAALPEYDIKEQYIVMMPLSQVGDGEEVKSVVFLADADQISALSILANYGTGTITERVTVAAGASGCQAIGACVYAEGEGERPRAVIGLTDITARRNVRKMLGKDKLTFAVPYSMFLEMETYVPGSFLESDEWKELIASE is encoded by the coding sequence ATGACCGTACAGAGCGCGATTGCCAGAGCCGCCGGGTTTGCAACCGAACCGGTCGCTATTGTCTGGACCGACACAAAACCCGAAGGGGCACTTGAATTCAGACCCGGGGTCTGGGGCTGCGTGATGTGGATGTACGCCCGGGTTGCAAAGGACAAAAAGACCGCGGTCTTTACCCGGGAAACGATCGGCTGCATCGGTGCAGCGCTGGGCCTCGGGTTTGGCCGGCCGTTCGAACGGCACTCTGCAAAATCAGAAGAGGGCTTCTGTAGTTTTCTCTCGAACGGGATCGAGGGCGCACAGGACAGGGCGGCGTATACAGCCGTTGTGGAGAGCGGCCGGGACGAAAGGAACAAAAAAGTCCTTGCACGCGGCGAGCGGCTCTTAAAAAACCCGGAGGTTGCAAAGGCGTTCCTTGCGGCACTGCCTGAATACGACATCAAAGAGCAGTATATCGTGATGATGCCCCTTTCGCAGGTCGGCGACGGTGAGGAGGTAAAGAGCGTGGTCTTCCTTGCCGATGCCGACCAGATCTCGGCCCTCTCGATCCTGGCAAACTACGGGACCGGGACCATCACGGAACGGGTCACGGTAGCGGCCGGGGCCTCCGGGTGCCAGGCGATCGGCGCCTGCGTGTACGCGGAGGGCGAGGGCGAGCGTCCCCGGGCAGTGATCGGCCTCACTGACATCACCGCACGGAGAAACGTGCGAAAGATGCTCGGGAAGGACAAGCTCACCTTCGCGGTTCCGTACAGCATGTTCCTCGAAATGGAAACGTACGTGCCCGGCAGTTTCCTCGAATCCGACGAGTGGAAGGAACTGATAGCGTCAGAGTAA
- a CDS encoding flavodoxin family protein encodes MKVLGLSGSMRKDGNTALLVKEILKPGEAAGIETEFVSLAGKKILPCLGCGKCKEKKWCVIEGDDWGAIAQKMIDCEVLVIGSPVYYYDVCGQLKNFIDRTYSLYHDRKLAGRRGIAVAVNASAGADRAVKTIEGFLNSHELASLGAVTGKGFTEGEVMDDDNAMAHAKVVGDKIVRLLRPRHD; translated from the coding sequence ATGAAAGTCCTCGGGTTATCGGGCAGCATGCGGAAAGACGGGAACACCGCACTGCTCGTAAAAGAGATCCTCAAACCGGGCGAGGCGGCGGGGATCGAGACGGAGTTTGTCTCGCTTGCAGGCAAAAAGATCCTCCCCTGCCTTGGCTGCGGAAAGTGCAAGGAGAAGAAGTGGTGCGTGATCGAAGGCGACGACTGGGGAGCGATCGCGCAGAAGATGATCGACTGCGAGGTGCTCGTGATCGGGTCGCCCGTGTATTACTACGATGTCTGCGGCCAGCTCAAGAACTTCATTGACCGGACCTACTCGCTCTACCATGACCGGAAACTTGCCGGCCGAAGAGGGATCGCGGTTGCCGTGAACGCCTCGGCCGGCGCGGACCGGGCGGTCAAGACCATCGAGGGGTTCCTCAACTCGCACGAGTTAGCATCGCTCGGTGCGGTCACCGGGAAGGGCTTTACTGAGGGCGAGGTCATGGACGATGACAATGCCATGGCCCATGCAAAAGTGGTCGGAGACAAGATCGTCCGGCTGCTCCGGCCCCGCCACGATTAA
- the cofH gene encoding 5-amino-6-(D-ribitylamino)uracil--L-tyrosine 4-hydroxyphenyl transferase CofH, with the protein MTPTLAKLLSDVKAGHRLTPEEGTVLMKTTGRDIFSITAAADEVREQKVGNIVTYVRNQNLHVTNICKNLCGFCGFGKKATDPGAYCLDRATLQKGVRQAKERRVTEVCFLSGVNPAFNLDSYLDLIAAVHEVAPDIHVHAFSPDEVAHAAKRSKCTTAEVLTAFKEGGLGSLQGTAAEILIQPVRDVICPKKVPGAEWARIIKEAHNMGIRTSATIMYGSYESAKDQVDHLGIIRQIQDETHGFTEFIPMSYIHPNTPLFTQGIGRPGATGREDLLMIAVSRLYLDNFDHVQVSWGKLGIKMTQLALLCGGDDLAGTMFTDEVTVDAGAGEGDASYLPPETMERITQDIGRTLRQRTTLYELV; encoded by the coding sequence ATGACCCCAACTCTTGCAAAGCTCCTTTCTGATGTGAAGGCCGGCCACCGGCTCACCCCGGAAGAGGGCACGGTTTTAATGAAGACGACCGGCCGGGACATCTTCTCGATCACGGCCGCTGCCGACGAAGTGCGCGAACAAAAAGTGGGAAACATCGTCACCTACGTCAGGAACCAGAACCTGCACGTAACAAACATCTGCAAGAACCTCTGCGGGTTCTGCGGATTCGGGAAAAAAGCAACCGATCCCGGGGCCTACTGCCTGGACCGCGCCACGCTCCAGAAAGGGGTCCGGCAGGCAAAGGAACGCAGGGTCACCGAGGTCTGTTTCCTCTCGGGCGTCAACCCCGCCTTCAATCTCGATAGTTACCTCGACCTCATCGCTGCGGTGCACGAGGTTGCGCCCGATATCCACGTCCATGCCTTCAGCCCGGACGAGGTGGCCCATGCGGCGAAAAGGAGCAAATGCACGACCGCCGAGGTGCTTACCGCATTCAAAGAGGGGGGTCTCGGCTCGCTCCAGGGGACCGCGGCGGAGATTTTGATCCAGCCGGTCCGGGACGTTATCTGCCCGAAAAAAGTCCCCGGCGCCGAGTGGGCCCGGATCATCAAAGAGGCGCACAACATGGGCATCCGGACCTCGGCCACGATCATGTACGGCTCGTACGAGTCGGCAAAAGACCAGGTGGACCACCTGGGGATCATCCGGCAGATCCAGGATGAGACGCATGGATTTACCGAGTTCATCCCCATGTCGTACATCCACCCCAACACGCCGCTCTTCACGCAGGGGATTGGGCGGCCCGGGGCAACCGGCAGGGAAGACCTGCTGATGATCGCGGTCTCGCGCCTGTACCTCGACAACTTCGACCATGTGCAGGTCTCGTGGGGCAAGCTCGGCATCAAGATGACGCAGCTCGCGCTCCTCTGCGGCGGGGACGACCTTGCGGGGACAATGTTTACCGATGAGGTCACGGTCGATGCCGGGGCAGGAGAGGGCGATGCAAGTTACCTCCCCCCCGAGACCATGGAGCGCATCACGCAGGATATCGGGCGCACGCTCCGGCAGCGGACAACGCTCTACGAGCTGGTGTGA
- the cofH gene encoding 5-amino-6-(D-ribitylamino)uracil--L-tyrosine 4-hydroxyphenyl transferase CofH, translating to METLAALLSDAVAGHRISEEDARMLFGIRGRDLWKVVAAADEKREIIAGDAVTYVRNQNINVTNLCVNACGFCGFCKKPGDEGVYFHDETVIREKAALAKSRNVTEICTVSGLHPAFTAQSYIDVYRWICESAPGVHLHASNPMEVAYAARRSGISTKEVLSAMKAAGLASMCGTAAEILVDSVREKICPRKIPTAEWIRIIKEAHNLGIPTTATIMYGHCESDADRARHLAILREIQDETHGFTEFVPLSFVHMNTPIYRAGLARAGATGREDGLMVAVARLFLDNFVNIQVSWVKEGIKMAQLGLLAGANDLGGTMYEESISKGAGAVNTDYLDPAEMQRVAEDIGRPLKRRTTLYRIVE from the coding sequence ATGGAAACGCTTGCTGCACTGCTCTCCGACGCCGTTGCCGGGCACCGGATCAGCGAAGAAGACGCCCGGATGCTTTTTGGGATACGCGGCCGCGACCTCTGGAAGGTCGTGGCGGCTGCCGATGAGAAACGCGAAATTATCGCGGGGGACGCGGTCACCTATGTCCGCAACCAGAATATCAACGTGACCAACCTCTGCGTCAACGCCTGCGGGTTCTGCGGGTTCTGCAAAAAACCCGGGGATGAAGGGGTCTACTTCCACGACGAGACCGTGATCCGGGAGAAGGCTGCGCTTGCAAAGTCCCGGAACGTCACCGAGATCTGCACGGTAAGCGGCCTCCACCCGGCCTTTACCGCACAGAGTTATATCGATGTGTACCGCTGGATCTGTGAGTCCGCGCCGGGCGTCCACCTCCATGCCAGCAACCCAATGGAGGTTGCGTACGCAGCGCGGAGGAGCGGGATATCCACAAAGGAGGTGCTCTCCGCGATGAAGGCCGCGGGCCTTGCCTCGATGTGCGGGACGGCAGCAGAGATCCTCGTCGATTCCGTGCGGGAGAAGATCTGCCCCCGGAAGATCCCGACCGCAGAATGGATCCGGATCATCAAAGAGGCCCACAATCTCGGTATCCCGACCACGGCAACGATCATGTACGGCCACTGCGAGAGCGATGCGGACCGGGCCCGGCACCTGGCAATCCTCCGGGAGATCCAGGACGAGACGCACGGGTTTACCGAATTCGTCCCCCTCTCGTTTGTCCACATGAACACGCCGATCTACCGGGCGGGGCTTGCCCGGGCCGGTGCAACGGGGAGAGAAGACGGCCTGATGGTAGCGGTGGCCCGGCTCTTTCTGGACAACTTTGTAAACATCCAGGTCTCGTGGGTAAAAGAGGGGATCAAGATGGCGCAGCTCGGGCTTCTTGCCGGGGCAAACGACCTCGGGGGCACGATGTACGAAGAGAGCATCTCCAAGGGTGCCGGGGCAGTAAATACAGATTACCTTGACCCGGCCGAGATGCAGCGGGTGGCAGAAGACATCGGTCGGCCGCTGAAGCGCCGGACAACGCTGTACCGTATCGTGGAATAA
- a CDS encoding S26 family signal peptidase, giving the protein MAEQEPIKEPSQDPRTMIQRFRTSEHWAVSLARDILWVVGVVVAVAFALFLICGTWPAVVTVESGSMEPHMNIGDLVVVVQADRFGPLQTWDTAHATGYQKFGDYGDVVIYRPNGETDFWTQVGLLPFAKQHPIIHRAMTWTEAGEPEPTYLNPYRGSVTPSGYIPLQTSASTAYGYYILYPANATLPQNISQNAQGMGFRSSTGEAYFMPAQFVVNGSGYIIYGNATTHGGYITKGDNNPVSDEGYLSVGDVGTIEPVKKEWVVGKALFTIPYVGLLPLHIWEVAIVIILAMLGWEWYAGKKEEDATKKSRKAKKKK; this is encoded by the coding sequence ATGGCAGAACAGGAACCGATAAAAGAACCGTCGCAGGATCCCCGCACGATGATCCAGCGTTTCAGGACAAGCGAGCACTGGGCCGTATCCCTTGCCCGCGATATCCTCTGGGTGGTCGGGGTCGTAGTGGCCGTTGCTTTTGCCCTCTTTTTGATCTGCGGGACGTGGCCTGCGGTCGTGACCGTGGAATCGGGGAGCATGGAGCCCCACATGAACATCGGCGACCTCGTCGTGGTTGTTCAGGCCGACCGATTCGGTCCCTTGCAGACATGGGATACCGCCCATGCCACCGGGTACCAGAAGTTCGGCGACTACGGCGACGTGGTCATCTACCGGCCGAACGGCGAGACTGATTTCTGGACGCAGGTCGGGCTTTTGCCGTTTGCAAAACAGCACCCGATCATCCACCGGGCCATGACCTGGACAGAAGCGGGCGAGCCCGAGCCTACCTATCTCAACCCGTACCGGGGCTCGGTGACGCCGTCGGGATACATCCCGCTCCAGACCAGTGCGTCCACCGCATACGGGTATTATATCCTGTACCCGGCAAACGCCACCCTGCCGCAGAACATTTCCCAGAACGCACAGGGCATGGGCTTCCGGTCATCGACGGGAGAGGCCTACTTCATGCCCGCACAGTTCGTGGTGAACGGCTCCGGGTACATCATATACGGGAATGCCACGACCCACGGCGGGTACATCACCAAGGGCGACAACAACCCGGTCAGCGACGAGGGCTACCTCTCGGTTGGCGATGTCGGGACAATAGAGCCGGTCAAAAAGGAATGGGTTGTGGGGAAAGCCCTCTTTACCATCCCGTACGTGGGCCTGCTCCCGCTCCACATCTGGGAGGTCGCCATCGTCATCATCCTCGCGATGCTCGGCTGGGAATGGTACGCCGGGAAAAAAGAAGAGGACGCCACTAAGAAATCGCGGAAGGCAAAGAAGAAAAAATAA
- a CDS encoding phosphomethylpyrimidine synthase ThiC, producing MFFMDLLIRSCSRSVPAAVKAAARAEGMDPVAMARAIADGRIVIPHNPNRKHRACAIGEGCTVKVNVNVGTSGSRCDYKLEEKKAKAALKSGADAIMDLSTGGDLVAIRKKMLALDTTVGTVPVYEAVRRAGNAADVDADLLFTVIREHCKQGVDFLTLHCGVNRQVLDALKLDPRLMGVVSRGGTFHCAMMMLRDEENPLYAEFDYLLEILAEYDVTVSLGDGMRPGCQQDAEKLAKSVEYVTLGTLARRAQAAGVQRMIEGPGHMPFDQVGYNVRM from the coding sequence ATGTTTTTTATGGATTTGCTCATCCGCAGCTGCTCGCGGTCGGTCCCCGCTGCCGTAAAGGCCGCTGCCCGGGCAGAGGGCATGGACCCCGTGGCCATGGCCCGGGCCATTGCCGACGGCCGGATCGTTATCCCGCATAACCCGAACCGGAAGCACCGCGCATGTGCGATCGGCGAAGGGTGCACGGTCAAGGTGAACGTGAATGTCGGGACCTCGGGGAGCCGGTGCGATTACAAACTCGAAGAGAAGAAGGCAAAGGCGGCGCTAAAGAGCGGCGCCGACGCGATCATGGACCTCTCGACCGGCGGGGATCTGGTTGCGATAAGGAAGAAGATGCTTGCCCTCGATACTACGGTCGGGACCGTGCCGGTGTACGAGGCGGTGCGCCGGGCGGGAAACGCTGCGGACGTGGACGCCGACCTGCTCTTTACGGTCATCCGCGAGCACTGCAAACAGGGCGTGGATTTCTTAACGCTCCACTGCGGGGTGAACCGGCAGGTGCTTGACGCGCTGAAACTCGACCCGCGCCTGATGGGGGTCGTGAGCCGGGGCGGGACGTTCCACTGCGCGATGATGATGCTCCGCGATGAGGAGAACCCGCTGTACGCGGAGTTCGATTACCTTCTCGAAATTCTCGCGGAATACGATGTCACGGTGAGCCTTGGCGACGGGATGCGGCCCGGCTGCCAGCAGGATGCGGAAAAACTCGCAAAGTCGGTGGAGTACGTGACGCTCGGGACGCTTGCCCGCCGGGCACAGGCCGCCGGCGTCCAGCGGATGATCGAGGGCCCGGGGCACATGCCTTTCGACCAGGTGGGCTACAATGTGCGGATGAT
- a CDS encoding MBL fold metallo-hydrolase, with product MQVRWIPEQGALANSYIYGAVLVDAGVFPMAIEPYKDEIDTIVLSHCHFDHTWHVKEIARMCQAKIAIHRDDAGGLIDDAKSLSMQFGSRSPGIVPDIVLSDGDTIGGLTVLHTPGHTPGCICLWSEKDKVLISGDTVFTDGAFGRYDFPGGSRQALEKSLERLAPLDVEGLYPGHGEPVDCGGKRHIAAANQLMKGGYG from the coding sequence ATGCAGGTCAGGTGGATCCCCGAACAGGGAGCTCTTGCGAATTCCTATATCTACGGGGCGGTCCTCGTGGACGCCGGCGTTTTCCCGATGGCAATCGAGCCGTACAAGGACGAGATCGACACGATTGTCCTTTCCCACTGCCACTTCGACCACACCTGGCACGTAAAGGAGATCGCCCGCATGTGCCAGGCGAAGATCGCGATCCACCGCGATGACGCGGGGGGCCTCATCGACGATGCAAAGAGCCTCTCGATGCAGTTTGGCTCCCGCTCGCCCGGGATCGTGCCGGACATCGTGCTCTCGGACGGCGACACCATCGGCGGGCTTACGGTTCTCCATACCCCCGGCCATACCCCGGGCTGTATCTGCCTCTGGTCGGAGAAGGATAAGGTGCTCATCAGCGGCGACACCGTTTTTACGGACGGCGCATTCGGGCGGTACGATTTCCCGGGAGGGAGCAGGCAGGCGCTTGAGAAATCCCTTGAACGACTCGCACCGCTCGATGTGGAAGGACTCTATCCCGGCCACGGCGAACCCGTTGACTGCGGGGGCAAACGCCACATCGCGGCAGCAAACCAGCTCATGAAGGGCGGCTATGGATAA
- a CDS encoding GIY-YIG nuclease family protein has translation MDKGIYCLVLKNFACTAKVGALGNIPFSAGWHCYIGSALGPGGLVRLERHLKLAANKDKRPKWHIDYLLTSPQFAVAYAVSAPTTDPLECRLAEILAGGGAGVPRFGCSDCTCPSHLLYRPREPKEEIVAAFTRLGLSPRIQTMIRP, from the coding sequence ATGGATAAGGGCATCTACTGTCTTGTCCTGAAAAACTTCGCCTGCACCGCGAAGGTGGGGGCGCTCGGGAACATCCCGTTCTCTGCCGGCTGGCACTGCTACATCGGGTCGGCTCTCGGGCCCGGCGGCCTTGTCAGGCTCGAACGCCACCTGAAGCTTGCGGCAAACAAGGACAAGAGGCCGAAATGGCATATCGACTACCTGCTCACCAGCCCCCAGTTCGCGGTCGCGTACGCGGTCTCTGCGCCGACAACCGATCCGCTCGAATGCCGGCTCGCAGAAATTCTCGCGGGCGGCGGTGCCGGCGTTCCACGGTTCGGGTGCAGCGACTGCACCTGCCCCTCGCACCTCCTGTACCGGCCCCGGGAGCCAAAAGAGGAGATCGTTGCGGCATTTACCCGGCTCGGCCTTTCCCCCCGGATCCAAACTATGATTAGACCCTAA
- a CDS encoding LysE family transporter encodes MFDTLQFFLLAFAIGLTGALAPGPTLVATINASVAGGWTAGPKVTLGHMLTELVILLVIVAGLATVALQYTTAIGVIGGLALVAFGVLTVAGSRTATLAGAGAGTGKAFANPYLAGFVTSVANPYFWIWWLSVGSAMVIAGLAGGLILACVFMAGHWCADLGWYTVVSTGIAKGKTLLSDRTYRGIMAACGCFLVLFGAYYLARVIIP; translated from the coding sequence ATGTTCGACACGCTCCAGTTCTTCCTCCTTGCCTTTGCCATCGGGCTGACCGGCGCCCTTGCCCCGGGGCCGACCCTTGTCGCCACCATCAATGCCTCGGTTGCGGGTGGCTGGACGGCCGGCCCGAAGGTAACGCTCGGGCACATGCTCACCGAACTGGTCATCCTGCTTGTGATCGTTGCCGGGCTTGCCACGGTTGCCCTGCAGTACACGACCGCGATCGGGGTTATCGGCGGCCTTGCGCTCGTGGCCTTCGGGGTCCTCACCGTTGCCGGCAGCCGGACGGCCACGCTCGCCGGGGCCGGGGCAGGCACGGGGAAGGCATTTGCAAACCCGTACCTTGCCGGTTTTGTGACGAGCGTAGCGAACCCCTACTTCTGGATCTGGTGGCTCTCGGTCGGGAGCGCGATGGTGATCGCGGGCCTTGCCGGCGGCCTCATCCTTGCCTGCGTGTTCATGGCCGGCCACTGGTGTGCGGACCTCGGGTGGTACACCGTAGTCTCGACCGGGATAGCAAAAGGAAAAACGCTTCTCTCGGACCGGACCTACCGCGGGATCATGGCGGCCTGCGGCTGTTTCCTGGTCCTCTTCGGCGCATACTACCTTGCCCGGGTCATCATCCCGTAG
- a CDS encoding DNA-directed DNA polymerase II small subunit: MIDAAAIASRFLDTGLQVHPDVVRYIQEQDNPELIDRIIAGVPTDTIVVSAKHIPGMTTTRDGMRFLTDPTVEIVSGSPGTSGSINGTEDYLHYFRDRFSRLGTMIRNRCTTMPIEGLVRSPRYRQEECSVIGMVSEVKTTTNGHRIAEIEDTTANLSVLFRKDRPVFSDAERLIMDEVIGVRGKLSQDGKLFFAEQMFRPDIRIDNKPFLSETPGKAVLISDVHVGSDTFLEDAWNRFVEWIPDSGASYLLIAGDLVDGIGVYPGQDQELTIKNIYEQYDAFGELLSGIPKRIKIIVAPGNHDVVRGAEPQPVIPAQFTKKFPENCMLVENPALVNLQGVRVLMYHGRSIDDMIGLIPGASYDQSGKMMEEMLQRRHLAPAYGRRTPIAAGKSDRLIIDPLPEILHTGHVHIRGITQYRGVLGINAGTWQSQTAFQKQMNVNPTPAQAVMVDLQTLVPETYTFL; this comes from the coding sequence ATGATCGATGCGGCAGCGATCGCCTCCCGGTTCCTCGATACCGGGCTCCAGGTCCATCCCGATGTGGTGCGTTACATCCAGGAGCAGGACAACCCGGAGCTGATCGACCGCATCATCGCCGGCGTGCCCACGGACACGATCGTGGTCTCGGCAAAACACATCCCCGGGATGACAACCACCCGCGACGGGATGCGGTTTTTGACCGACCCGACCGTGGAGATCGTCTCGGGAAGCCCGGGGACCTCGGGAAGCATCAACGGCACCGAGGACTACCTCCACTATTTCCGGGACCGGTTCTCCCGGCTCGGCACGATGATCCGGAACCGGTGCACCACGATGCCCATTGAAGGGCTCGTCCGCTCGCCGCGGTACCGGCAGGAGGAGTGTTCCGTGATCGGCATGGTCAGCGAGGTCAAGACCACCACAAATGGCCACCGGATCGCCGAAATCGAGGATACGACCGCGAACCTCTCGGTGCTCTTCCGGAAAGACCGCCCGGTCTTTTCCGATGCCGAGCGCCTGATCATGGACGAGGTCATCGGCGTCAGGGGCAAGCTCTCGCAGGACGGGAAGCTTTTCTTTGCCGAACAGATGTTCCGGCCCGACATCCGGATCGACAACAAACCGTTCCTGAGCGAGACGCCGGGAAAAGCAGTCCTCATCTCCGATGTGCACGTGGGAAGCGACACGTTTTTGGAAGATGCCTGGAACCGGTTCGTGGAATGGATCCCGGACTCGGGCGCATCCTACCTTTTGATCGCCGGCGACCTTGTGGACGGGATCGGCGTCTACCCGGGCCAGGATCAGGAGCTCACGATCAAAAACATCTACGAGCAGTACGATGCGTTCGGCGAACTCCTCTCGGGCATCCCAAAGAGGATCAAGATCATTGTTGCGCCGGGCAACCACGACGTGGTCCGGGGCGCCGAGCCCCAGCCGGTGATCCCGGCGCAGTTCACCAAAAAGTTCCCCGAGAACTGCATGCTCGTCGAGAACCCGGCGCTCGTGAACCTCCAGGGGGTCCGGGTGCTGATGTACCACGGCCGCTCGATCGATGACATGATCGGGCTTATCCCCGGTGCATCCTACGATCAGAGCGGGAAGATGATGGAGGAGATGCTCCAGCGCCGGCACCTAGCCCCGGCGTACGGCAGGCGCACCCCGATTGCGGCCGGAAAGTCCGACCGCTTGATCATCGACCCGCTGCCGGAGATCCTCCACACGGGCCACGTGCATATCCGGGGGATCACCCAGTACCGGGGCGTGCTCGGCATCAATGCCGGCACCTGGCAGTCCCAGACAGCGTTCCAGAAACAGATGAACGTGAACCCGACCCCGGCGCAGGCCGTCATGGTCGATCTCCAGACGCTCGTGCCCGAGACCTATACGTTTTTGTGA
- a CDS encoding YunC family protein, producing MQRVTVHLSKKVADGYVIPLGPANLVAIITDTGLVGCGAFDVAALDSFSYPAAKVRPVHGPSIVNTDDILTGIVKETNRSAMSRGIKNGMTGRQALELL from the coding sequence ATGCAAAGGGTCACGGTTCATCTCTCAAAGAAGGTTGCCGACGGGTATGTCATCCCGCTCGGGCCGGCAAACCTGGTCGCGATCATCACGGATACGGGCCTGGTCGGGTGCGGCGCATTCGATGTCGCAGCGCTCGATTCGTTCAGCTATCCGGCGGCAAAGGTCCGCCCGGTCCACGGGCCGTCTATCGTCAACACCGACGATATCCTGACCGGCATTGTCAAGGAGACCAACCGGAGCGCCATGAGCCGGGGGATCAAAAACGGCATGACCGGGCGTCAGGCGCTGGAACTCCTGTAA